GTGTCCTGCGCCAGCGTTTTCACCCGGGTCCTGGAAACCAGCGAGGATCCGGGTTCATTGAAGGCAATATGCCCGTCGGGTCCAATGCCACCGATAAATAGCTCCACTCCTCCTGCTTCGCGGATCTGATCCTCGAACTTATTGCACTCGGCAACCAGATCAGCTGCATTGCCGTCCAAAATGTGCACATTCTTGGGCTCGATGTCGATGTGCTTGAAGAAGTTGTGCCACATGAAGTAATGGTAGCTTTCTTGGTGATCCCTGGGAAGGCCTAAAAAGGATCAGAAAGTACTATAAAAAACGGATCTAGTAGAAGTATTTGAAAATCAAGACTATATTGTTTAGGATTTGAAAAACTGTTACTAAAAGTGAACTCACCCACATACTCATCcatgttaaatgtttttacaaaTTGGAAAGAGACCTTGCCCTGTTTGTGGAACTCAATCAGTTCCTTGTACATTCCTAGAGGAGTGGATCCAGTCGGCAACCCCAAAACAAAGTATCTGAAAGATAGAGCATTTCATTAAATGCACAgtagattttatttataaatatataaatataaatacctGTCGGCACTCGGCTGGAAGTCATTTATACGCTTCATCACATATTTGGCCGCCCACTTGCCAACCGAATCGCTCGTCTCCAAAATCACTAATCTCATGGTTATGCTGAAagcgtttttaaaatataaacgacttttaaaacttataacaGTAATaagacttaaaataaatttaatgaaaatgtagtcaaaaattttaaatagagaTATACTAATCTGcggttaaatttaaaaaaaatatatatttttaaatgcaaaatgaaacgttctgaaaaaatatgatagttttaaaatttaattctttaaattaaggCAATTATCTTATAATTTCTGCTCGATTTGTACTTTTATAAAGAAAGAACGAATAACACCACCAGCTGTGAggtaataaaagaaatgtattttcgaaatgaaaaacaaaggCCTTATCGCATCAGAATATTCACCATTGTGGGTAAACACAGCCAAGGATTTAGATTAGATTTCGATAGTGTAATCTGGGATAAAACACAAGAGTAATTTCAACCattcagttttgtttttcatgTATATTTGCACTGAACTTAAAGATACTTGCTTGTTTATTGTTCTACTCGACTGATAAGCCGCAAATACTCGGCAATTATTGACAATTAACACATTTATGGCGTTGTCCCCACGGAAAACACTTTCGTTCTCACTTGGCAACCGCAAATTGTACTTGAAATTATTCATCATATTATACTTAGCTACTTACCTTCAAAACACGCGAATGCAAACAGCTGGtcacttattattattattattattattattattatgtgtCGTACTGGCGATTTGGGGAGCGTTTGCTGTTTGCCGCTTATTTCCAATTTGAGCTGCGAACTGAGACTGTTCAATTGTGTATTTCGACCTGCAATTTATGCCCGAGTTTTGAGTTTGTTTTGCGGCTGTGGTCGAAATACGCTCTTCAGCTGATTAagagaatatatatatgaataatCGCAAATGCAGTTGCAACCTTGAGATACTTTTTGTTATCGTTATCGCAGGTTGAGCGGTcagggttttgttttttttttttgctttgctttgggAGCTCTCTCCTTTTTTCCAGTTGAATGAACTCCCAGTTTTGAGCCGCATATTACTCTCTTGAGTTTTGTTccgatattgtattattttatccCTCAGTTTAATGAACTCCCATTTCAAACCGCATTTTTCGCTCTTGAGTGCCTCCAGAACTCcctttttttgtatctttggATCTTTCCTTTTTTGCGCTCTTGAGTGTTTTTATCGCACAGGGTTGACACGTCGTTCGAAAAGAAAATTGTTATGGGGAggaaaaaaatgtcaaaatgtgggtattaaaattgttaatttttaactcCTAGCGCTCATTAATTTTTACTCAACTGCTTTTTATCGATAAACAACTCAAAGCTAAGAAATTTTTGAGTGCTTACATCGCCCGCATTGCATACATACACACgcagaaaaatttaaaatccaaaaataacTTAGCGCGACGAATGAAAATGTAAAGCGAACGAACAAAAAGGGCCACCAGGCGACGAAAGTGAAATGTATACCCTATAAAGTCCAGATTCTGAGGAGCATATTGGCTTTAACTTTTGGGTTGAgccaaaaatgtaactttttttcatttaagttccattaattatttttaagttaagttgtACCTTTCAGAGttataaacatttgttttttatatttttattaaacatggtttctttattttgttttttttttttagcaattaGCAATTACATACATAAACGTAGATGtacttaaaatttagtttCGTTCTTTCATCAGTTTGTGTATAATAGTTTGTGTGGGCGTTGAATTTGTTTGGCCGGCGTAAAACGCGACCACGCCCACCCATAAAAAAAAGCGACGGATCGTTGAGCCGCTAGTTGttcttttcctttctttttgtttttgtatttgttgtacATATTTCTTGTTGCTGTAgttgctttttttattgttgcttGTCCGGTAAAATTTTCAGCAGGAAGCTCAAGAACCGGATTTAACCGGGTGAAAGCGGTTTTACTTAGGGGGTGGGGATCGTAAACCCTATGGCCAtggctaaaaaatatatattgctGGCTTCTTGTCATTTCCGTAGGCATGTTtctttctatatatatatttaatgtatattgtattttatgctgattgtacaaaaaatacttaaataaataagtctGTTGTCAGGAGCATCTCTTAGTTAATTCTCTTGACCTGTATCTTAATCTTCCCTCACTGTTTGTTAtctcgttgttgttttttgtagTTAATGGTTGGTTAATCTTGGATATTGCTTAAAATCTATTTACTTATAGAGAGGAATGTGCGCAAGTCCATCGAAAATATTGTTTCCTTgcaatattttcaaagttcttggccgca
This genomic stretch from Drosophila gunungcola strain Sukarami unplaced genomic scaffold, Dgunungcola_SK_2 000001F, whole genome shotgun sequence harbors:
- the LOC128261777 gene encoding glucosamine-6-phosphate isomerase isoform X1, which encodes MRLVILETSDSVGKWAAKYVMKRINDFQPSADRYFVLGLPTGSTPLGMYKELIEFHKQGKVSFQFVKTFNMDEYVGLPRDHQESYHYFMWHNFFKHIDIEPKNVHILDGNAADLVAECNKFEDQIREAGGVELFIGGIGPDGHIAFNEPGSSLVSRTRVKTLAQDTLEANARFFDNDMSKVPKQALTVGVGTVMDSKEVMILITGAHKAFALYKAIEEGVNHMWTVSAFQQHANTLMICDEDATLELRVKTVKYFKGILRDLDDGSQQEGYSN
- the LOC128261777 gene encoding glucosamine-6-phosphate isomerase isoform X2, whose amino-acid sequence is MRLVILETSDSVGKWAAKYVMKRINDFQPSADRYFVLGLPTGSTPLGMYKELIEFHKQGKVSFQFVKTFNMDEYVGLPRDHQESYHYFMWHNFFKHIDIEPKNVHILDGNAADLVAECNKFEDQIREAGGVELFIGGIGPDGHIAFNEPGSSLVSRTRVKTLAQDTLEANARFFDNDMSKVPKQALTVGVGTVMDSKEVMILITGAHKAFALYKAIEEGVNHMWTVSAFQQHANTLMICDEDATLELRVKTVKYFKSLMDVHSKLIEQQKTT